Below is a genomic region from Neisseria arctica.
AAAGACCAAATAACCTTGGTGCTCGAAATTAAAGGCTACGCAACCATCAGTGCCGAGATTACCGCCATTTTTATTAAACGCATGGCGCACATCGGCCACGGTACGGGTTTTGTTGTCAGTCAGGCAGTCAACCATCAAGGCAGCACCGCCGATACCGTAACCTTCGTAACGCAATTCAATATAATCCGCGCCTTCAAGATTGCCGGTACCCTTATCAATCGCACGCTGTACGTTGTCTTTAGGCATATTGGCGTCCCACGCTTTATCCATCGCCAGACGCAAACGGGGATTGGATGCAGGATCGCCACCGCCCAAGCGGGCTGCAACGGTAATTTCTTTAATCAGTCGGGTAAAAATTTTGCCGCGTTTGGCATCTTGACGGGCTTTTTTGTGTTGGATATTCGCCCACTTACTATGGCCGGCCATATTTTCTTTCCTTCTTCGGAGGCAGCGCGAAAGCCGCTGCCTCAATTAATCTAAAAGGCGGATTTTAACATAAAAACGCAGTCGCTTTAAAAGAGCGGAAATTTTGATGAAACTTAACGCTTCCCAAAACCGGCACGTCGGCCCTCACGGCCAATCAAAATAACAGGATAATTTAAATCCTTATAAAACAAATAACTATATTACATAAAACAATCAGCCAAATATATTTTTATAATTTC
It encodes:
- a CDS encoding YebC/PmpR family DNA-binding transcriptional regulator codes for the protein MAGHSKWANIQHKKARQDAKRGKIFTRLIKEITVAARLGGGDPASNPRLRLAMDKAWDANMPKDNVQRAIDKGTGNLEGADYIELRYEGYGIGGAALMVDCLTDNKTRTVADVRHAFNKNGGNLGTDGCVAFNFEHQGYLVFTDADEDALMEAALEAGAEDVITDEDGVIEVVTSPADWAQIKAALEAAGFKSEDGDVTMRAQNETVLSGEDAEKMQKLIDALEDLDDVQNVYTSAVLQFEE